TAAGGTAATGGGTATGATCGGTCTGGCCGATGAGGAAGAAGAACTGCTGGAAGAACAGGATGAGTTCATGGAAGAACGGGAAGAGCAGTTTCGTCGGGGCAAAAAGGCGCCTGTGGTAGCCCTGCCGCAGCAAAAAGGCATGAAAGTGGTAGTAATTGAACCGCGCGCCTTTGATGAAGTCCAGTCCATTGCCGATAATCTGAAAAACCGTCGCAGTGTAGTGGTAAACCTGGAAAAAACCGATCCCAGTGTGGCCCAGCGCATTGTAGATTTTGTTTCCGGCACAGTTTATGCTCTGGGTGGCAGTCTGCAAAAGGTTGGCACCGGTATTTATCTTTTCGTTCCCAATGGAGTGGACATTTCCTCCATGCTGGACAGCCGGGATGAGCAGCGGGATCGAGGCATTTTTACCTGGGTGAAGTAAGATGGCTTTAACGGATAAGCGTATCGGTTTTATTGGTGCCGGGGCCATGGGTTCGGCCTTGATCAATGGTTTGCTGAAAGCCGGACTGGTTACCCCTGACCAGATTTATGCCGCCGACATCCACCGGGAGCGACTGCTGGCCTGGCAGGAAAAAATGGGCATCCATGCCTGTGCTGATAATGGCGAAGCCGCTGCTGCCGCCGATATCCTGGTGCTGGCGGTAAAACCGCAGGCCATGGAAGAAGTGCTGGAGGAGATTCGGGAAAGGGTCAATGGAGATAAACTGATAATCTCTATTGCTGCTGGAATTACCACTACTCTGATTGAAACTTTTCTGCCCGGCGTGCCGGTAATCAGGGCCATGCCCAACACTCCCTGTCTGGTAGGGGCCGGGGCTACGGCTATGTGTCTGGGCAAATATGCTACTACAGCCCATGAAACTATGGCAGCCGCTATTTTTGGTGCTGTTGGCACAGCTGTTACCGTCAAGGAAAATCTGATGGATGCCGTTACCGGTTTATCCGGTTCCGGGCCCGCTTATGTCTACATTATGCTGGAGGCTCTGGCCGATGCCGGGGTGCGGGTGGGCATCCAGCGGGATATCGCCATGACCCTGGCGGCCCAGACCATGCTGGGGGCGGCCAAAATGGTGCTGGAAACAGGAGAGCATCCCGGTCGCCTGAAGGAC
This genomic stretch from Carboxydocella sporoproducens DSM 16521 harbors:
- a CDS encoding cell division protein SepF — encoded protein: MAKIMDKVMGMIGLADEEEELLEEQDEFMEEREEQFRRGKKAPVVALPQQKGMKVVVIEPRAFDEVQSIADNLKNRRSVVVNLEKTDPSVAQRIVDFVSGTVYALGGSLQKVGTGIYLFVPNGVDISSMLDSRDEQRDRGIFTWVK
- the proC gene encoding pyrroline-5-carboxylate reductase; this encodes MALTDKRIGFIGAGAMGSALINGLLKAGLVTPDQIYAADIHRERLLAWQEKMGIHACADNGEAAAAADILVLAVKPQAMEEVLEEIRERVNGDKLIISIAAGITTTLIETFLPGVPVIRAMPNTPCLVGAGATAMCLGKYATTAHETMAAAIFGAVGTAVTVKENLMDAVTGLSGSGPAYVYIMLEALADAGVRVGIQRDIAMTLAAQTMLGAAKMVLETGEHPGRLKDMVTTPGGTTTAGIYALEEGGLRVTLMNAVMAATRRAQEMSAGQK